Proteins from a genomic interval of Rubinisphaera italica:
- a CDS encoding polysaccharide biosynthesis/export family protein, whose translation MPIRTAGEPLNFSSLSAAPPQVYLLGNGDIIEITIPDLIHQGEARPFQVQLLETGEVLLPHVGPVMIGGLSLIQAQQRINHALGQGYLQKPGASISLVKKGVINVVVLGAVERPGVYELPRYENDIAHALAAAGGLSEDAGEVIEIHRQYEHQWLGSPETMNPQQPPQYQSHPMPAPQMTVPQHQFQKMSSASSAPIQQSSYQQPNTENTLRSNPSNQLLNINPPNGSYRRPSAVSPQRLNPTGTYRSGTGLQSSTQEPVIRGQSPEQWSPMSAPFIPTEGIMMANPPANTIVRIPLKGCATPVSPQDIILNPGDVVVVPKKTDQVFYVVGPLSESNRLRFTVNDRDREIGNGLLLPRDREVDVVTAVAMAGYIDPINSPVTVTVHRTQPDGMPLLIKVNLIKARYNPQETVFVQPGDIIYLNPDASWYSRRLFDRLIDNTVGRVFGN comes from the coding sequence ATGCCCATTCGAACGGCAGGTGAGCCACTCAACTTTTCTTCTCTCTCTGCTGCTCCGCCACAAGTTTATTTGCTTGGTAATGGAGACATCATTGAGATCACGATTCCCGACCTGATCCATCAAGGCGAGGCGCGTCCCTTCCAGGTTCAATTACTGGAAACTGGTGAAGTTCTATTGCCTCACGTTGGCCCGGTCATGATTGGTGGCCTTTCGCTCATTCAGGCTCAGCAGAGAATTAATCACGCACTAGGGCAGGGATATCTGCAAAAACCAGGAGCGTCGATCAGCCTTGTCAAAAAAGGAGTGATCAATGTTGTTGTGCTGGGTGCAGTCGAACGACCGGGTGTCTATGAACTTCCTCGCTACGAGAACGATATCGCGCATGCCCTGGCGGCAGCAGGGGGACTCTCTGAAGATGCAGGCGAAGTGATCGAGATCCATCGTCAATATGAACATCAATGGCTGGGATCGCCTGAAACTATGAATCCTCAGCAACCACCTCAGTATCAGTCCCATCCAATGCCGGCTCCGCAGATGACAGTTCCGCAGCATCAATTCCAGAAGATGTCGTCAGCGAGTTCTGCTCCGATACAGCAATCCAGTTATCAGCAGCCAAACACAGAAAATACACTACGCTCTAATCCATCCAATCAGTTGCTGAATATCAATCCGCCAAACGGCAGTTACCGTCGTCCGTCTGCAGTGTCTCCACAAAGATTGAATCCGACGGGGACTTATCGTTCCGGAACGGGGCTACAGTCGTCAACACAAGAGCCAGTGATTCGTGGTCAGTCACCCGAGCAATGGTCACCGATGTCTGCTCCATTCATTCCAACTGAGGGCATCATGATGGCGAATCCACCAGCGAATACGATTGTTCGTATTCCGTTGAAAGGTTGTGCCACTCCCGTTTCACCTCAAGATATTATTCTGAATCCGGGAGATGTCGTAGTCGTCCCGAAAAAGACGGATCAGGTTTTCTACGTGGTTGGGCCACTCAGTGAATCAAACCGGCTGCGGTTTACCGTCAATGACCGCGATCGCGAAATTGGGAATGGCCTGCTGTTGCCGAGAGATCGTGAAGTCGATGTTGTGACAGCTGTCGCCATGGCTGGTTATATCGATCCCATCAACTCGCCTGTCACGGTAACTGTTCACCGGACTCAGCCTGATGGAATGCCACTCTTAATCAAAGTGAACCTGATTAAAGCTCGCTACAATCCGCAGGAAACGGTCTTTGTTCAACCGGGTGACATCATTTACCTCAATCCCGATGCCTCCTGGTATAGCCGCAGGCTGTTTGATCGCCTGATCGATAACACCGTAGGAAGAGTTTTCGGTAACTGA
- a CDS encoding polysaccharide deacetylase family protein, with protein sequence MTLKRIAGIASQTKLCGHVLSQLEKLNFRSTSLRVLAFHRIGNPSSSSDYYPGLISTTPDRFCEQLDYLANQKNVVSMDQAIESIHGKVKLPERAVLLTFDDATLDFAEFAWPELQKRKLPATVFVPTSYPDNSNIHFWWDRLYRAIYRAPEGTVISLEADQHVLGAFNQRTSVFRYLKEHLKTLSHAEFQQAMESIVSACHIPDPDHNNVLSWSKLLELHKAGVTLAPHTQSHPMLNQMGAEEVAAEVTGSWQDLKSYLQYDVPKVLAYPAGGVTAETEQVLINCGYELAFTTRRGVNSLPVMNYLRLNRINVGQRTTLGLLRMQLL encoded by the coding sequence ATGACGCTTAAACGTATTGCTGGGATCGCTTCACAAACAAAGTTATGTGGACATGTACTCAGCCAGCTCGAAAAACTGAATTTTCGATCAACCTCCTTACGAGTGTTGGCCTTTCATCGAATTGGAAATCCTTCCTCCAGTTCCGATTACTATCCTGGCTTGATCAGTACAACGCCAGATCGTTTTTGTGAACAACTCGATTATCTTGCCAATCAAAAGAATGTGGTTTCGATGGATCAGGCGATCGAGTCGATACATGGAAAAGTCAAACTACCCGAACGAGCGGTCTTGCTGACATTCGATGATGCAACGCTGGATTTTGCAGAATTCGCCTGGCCAGAATTGCAGAAAAGAAAGTTGCCTGCAACGGTTTTTGTCCCGACCTCTTATCCAGACAATTCCAACATTCATTTCTGGTGGGATCGACTTTACCGGGCCATTTACAGAGCCCCCGAAGGAACGGTCATTTCTCTGGAAGCTGATCAGCATGTGCTCGGAGCGTTCAATCAAAGGACGAGCGTATTCCGTTACCTGAAAGAGCACTTGAAAACCTTATCGCATGCAGAGTTTCAGCAGGCGATGGAATCGATAGTCTCAGCTTGTCATATTCCTGACCCGGATCACAATAATGTGTTGAGCTGGAGTAAACTTCTCGAACTTCACAAAGCCGGGGTAACTTTGGCACCTCATACTCAGTCCCACCCGATGCTTAATCAGATGGGAGCCGAAGAGGTCGCTGCTGAGGTCACCGGCTCGTGGCAGGATTTGAAATCGTATCTACAATACGATGTTCCCAAAGTGCTCGCCTATCCAGCAGGGGGTGTGACTGCGGAGACAGAACAGGTTCTGATCAACTGTGGTTATGAACTCGCCTTTACGACACGACGTGGCGTTAACTCCTTGCCAGTCATGAATTACTTGCGACTCAACCGTATCAATGTTGGTCAGCGAACCACGTTGGGGCTACTGCGGATGCAATTGTTGTAA
- a CDS encoding sugar transferase, which produces MSVQKVTVVLKEWPSVPNFTNGISFALKSVCSLNRSIARFFRTDSQKVYVTKSTEDDEFLCHLSKGRQLMSVTMKPVDYPRVTKNMQSLKSSRKALRNPVYEITKRIFDVTICLLLLPFVLPVIMISGLAIFIEDPGQIFFFQQRTGQFGRRFKMFKLRTMSKNAEEMKKSLMHLNELTWPDFKMSNDPRVLRVGRFLRKTSLDELPQIFNVLCGDMSLVGPRPTSFAATTYTLWHTERLEVKPGITGLWQVSGRSDVDFDDRLRLDIEYIRKRNLYFDLQLIFRTVAAVFRSKGAY; this is translated from the coding sequence ATGTCTGTTCAGAAAGTAACGGTTGTTCTGAAGGAATGGCCTTCTGTTCCCAACTTCACTAACGGCATATCGTTTGCACTTAAAAGTGTTTGCTCTTTGAATCGCAGTATCGCACGTTTCTTTCGTACGGATTCACAAAAAGTGTATGTCACAAAATCTACTGAGGATGATGAGTTCCTCTGTCATCTCTCCAAAGGTCGTCAACTGATGTCAGTCACTATGAAACCAGTCGATTACCCTCGCGTAACCAAAAATATGCAGTCTCTGAAATCGTCGAGAAAGGCTTTGAGGAATCCTGTTTACGAAATTACGAAACGGATCTTTGATGTCACAATCTGTCTTTTACTGCTCCCATTTGTTCTGCCCGTCATTATGATTTCTGGGCTGGCCATATTTATTGAAGACCCAGGGCAGATTTTCTTTTTTCAACAGCGGACTGGCCAATTCGGTCGCCGATTCAAGATGTTCAAACTGAGAACCATGTCGAAGAATGCTGAGGAGATGAAAAAGTCTTTGATGCACCTGAACGAATTGACCTGGCCCGATTTCAAAATGAGCAACGATCCCAGAGTTCTACGTGTGGGTAGATTTCTGCGAAAAACGAGCCTGGATGAGCTGCCTCAGATCTTCAATGTTCTCTGCGGAGACATGAGCCTGGTCGGGCCGCGGCCAACTTCATTTGCTGCCACGACGTACACGCTCTGGCATACTGAACGACTGGAAGTGAAGCCGGGCATAACCGGACTCTGGCAGGTGAGTGGGAGAAGTGATGTCGATTTTGATGATCGCCTCAGACTCGATATCGAGTACATCAGAAAACGTAACCTATACTTTGATCTCCAACTGATTTTTCGCACCGTTGCAGCCGTCTTTCGGTCAAAAGGTGCATACTAA
- a CDS encoding GumC family protein: MADKLSSNSSLSEFLDWKLFRKYWYLVGLSTLFAVSLAVAYLAVTKPIYEAQVRIVVQNLGLGLESTNLAKTYDKEFLATQSEVIRSPATLTRSLEELPELTDPAKPKTQSEQVGSIAEALRVNPLAKTDIIKLTYQHSDPQQATARLESIIKCYQNHLRELEKSSASRSVVLLEQRKAELEQDIAQLQQDLKLISTNTSSESPEVDTQSNSMMEVLTRRLIEIQSEIASLTVQLDLLQESRNSGRSQVHSTNSIVLKEVERNLNAGRTDLAEASQIYGPSHPQRLSIEERVRMLESAHTNESAVLQVELQASLKQFQKEEEALRELIRAENQRLKTAHNIQGDEVQIQAKLAQVSELHASIAETLQSMKLANQSLANGDGSIVVSLLDEFVVPQESIWPKPVPVLVISIVMGIMAGVACLLCLAAYSQNSPKTSIDNRAQADDSVQADLLGQIHALRREIQDMKNPAEQSTRQKTYAGEEQG, from the coding sequence ATGGCTGACAAATTGTCATCAAATTCATCATTGAGTGAATTTCTCGACTGGAAACTGTTCCGCAAATATTGGTATCTGGTAGGCCTGTCAACATTGTTTGCAGTCAGCCTGGCCGTTGCATATCTGGCTGTGACAAAGCCGATTTATGAAGCTCAGGTGAGAATTGTCGTTCAGAATTTAGGATTGGGTTTGGAAAGCACCAATCTCGCCAAAACTTATGACAAAGAATTTCTGGCCACTCAATCCGAAGTGATTCGTAGTCCTGCAACATTGACACGCTCTCTCGAAGAACTGCCTGAACTTACAGATCCGGCCAAGCCGAAGACTCAAAGCGAACAAGTCGGCTCGATTGCAGAGGCCCTTCGAGTCAATCCGCTCGCCAAAACCGACATCATCAAATTGACCTATCAGCACTCCGACCCTCAACAGGCCACTGCGCGGCTCGAATCGATTATTAAGTGTTATCAAAATCATTTGCGTGAACTGGAAAAATCGTCGGCGTCTCGTTCGGTCGTCTTGCTGGAGCAACGCAAAGCCGAACTCGAACAGGACATCGCACAACTCCAGCAAGATTTGAAGTTGATCAGTACAAACACCAGTTCCGAGAGTCCAGAAGTGGATACTCAATCCAATTCCATGATGGAAGTTTTAACTCGACGGTTAATCGAAATCCAATCGGAAATTGCTTCCCTCACCGTGCAATTGGATCTATTGCAGGAATCCCGTAATTCCGGCAGATCACAGGTTCATTCGACGAATTCCATCGTTCTCAAAGAAGTCGAACGAAATCTCAATGCAGGTCGAACCGACCTCGCAGAAGCATCTCAAATTTATGGGCCCTCGCATCCTCAACGTTTATCGATTGAAGAACGCGTACGCATGCTGGAGTCTGCTCATACGAACGAATCGGCTGTTCTGCAAGTTGAATTACAGGCTTCACTGAAGCAATTCCAGAAAGAAGAAGAAGCCCTGCGAGAACTGATCCGTGCGGAAAATCAACGTTTAAAAACTGCTCACAATATTCAGGGAGACGAAGTGCAGATTCAGGCGAAACTTGCTCAGGTAAGTGAACTGCATGCCTCCATTGCTGAAACGCTGCAGTCGATGAAGCTGGCCAATCAATCGTTGGCTAATGGGGACGGATCGATCGTCGTCAGCTTGCTGGATGAATTTGTCGTTCCTCAGGAATCAATCTGGCCGAAGCCTGTCCCTGTACTTGTTATCAGTATTGTGATGGGAATCATGGCGGGAGTTGCGTGTTTACTTTGTCTGGCGGCTTACTCTCAAAATTCTCCCAAGACATCCATTGACAATCGAGCTCAAGCGGATGATTCCGTTCAGGCGGATCTTCTAGGGCAGATCCATGCTTTGCGTCGCGAAATTCAGGATATGAAGAATCCTGCAGAGCAGTCGACTCGCCAGAAAACGTATGCCGGAGAGGAACAGGGATGA